The following are encoded in a window of Brevibacillus ruminantium genomic DNA:
- a CDS encoding ankyrin repeat domain-containing protein: protein MIRLAMTFFSSFLILAGCEEPASTGEVLHHAQNIAKESAQKVVQENMGQELIKAAEKGETAAVLELLKKGADINATDEKGRTAVLAATHGNHTETVKALIDAGADMNIRDNRLDNVFLYAGAEGLLDIVKLAIDAGADPKLTNRYGGIALIPASERGHVEVVQELLARSGVNVNHVNNLGWTALMEAIVLSDGGEAHQKIVQLLIDHGADVNIPDKDGVTPLVHAKKRGYREIEEMLIKAGAR from the coding sequence GTGATCCGCCTGGCAATGACTTTCTTTTCTTCATTTTTGATTCTGGCAGGCTGCGAGGAGCCTGCCAGCACAGGGGAAGTTCTACATCATGCACAGAATATTGCAAAGGAGAGTGCGCAAAAAGTGGTGCAGGAAAATATGGGACAGGAGCTAATCAAGGCGGCGGAAAAAGGTGAAACTGCTGCGGTGCTGGAGCTGCTCAAAAAAGGTGCGGACATCAACGCTACGGATGAAAAAGGACGGACGGCGGTGCTCGCAGCCACACATGGCAATCACACAGAAACGGTCAAAGCGCTCATCGATGCCGGGGCTGATATGAATATCCGGGACAACCGTTTGGACAACGTGTTTTTGTATGCGGGCGCAGAGGGACTCCTGGATATCGTCAAGCTGGCTATTGATGCTGGTGCCGATCCCAAGCTGACGAACAGATACGGCGGGATAGCCCTGATCCCGGCGTCGGAAAGAGGGCATGTAGAGGTTGTACAGGAGCTACTCGCCCGCTCTGGCGTAAATGTCAATCACGTGAACAACCTGGGCTGGACAGCGCTGATGGAAGCGATCGTGCTCAGCGACGGGGGAGAGGCCCACCAGAAAATCGTTCAGCTGCTGATCGACCACGGAGCCGACGTGAATATTCCCGACAAGGACGGGGTTACGCCGCTTGTCCATGCGAAAAAGCGCGGATACCGGGAAATCGAGGAGATGCTGATCAAAGCCGGAGCTCGATGA
- a CDS encoding MerR family transcriptional regulator, producing the protein MLYTVKEIAALSNVTVKTLHHYHSIGLLLPCEINEAGYRLYGTKELERLQHILFYKELDFPLEKIKQLLEDAPERLSILASQKELLLARKQRLERVIQTLDESIAHAKNGEQMNQTEMFKGFCDEEEWMEALAEQKRYLEETYDFSLPSIDSSEVQAMNEMAREAKRFTDGMADSLAKGVKFDDESVHRLIAEHIAFLNQSGHPTSPADFAARTRFFLDDDFHRKMLEEQQTGLAYYLSTAAESFAVKEKSTTEVKKCN; encoded by the coding sequence ATGCTCTACACGGTAAAAGAGATAGCTGCCCTGTCGAATGTAACGGTAAAGACTTTGCATCACTATCATTCCATCGGGCTGCTGCTGCCATGTGAGATTAACGAAGCGGGGTACCGCCTGTATGGAACAAAAGAGCTGGAGCGTCTGCAGCATATTTTGTTTTACAAGGAACTTGATTTCCCGCTGGAAAAAATCAAACAGCTGCTTGAAGACGCCCCTGAACGGTTGTCCATTCTCGCCAGTCAGAAAGAGCTTTTGCTCGCCCGCAAGCAGCGGCTGGAAAGAGTCATTCAAACGCTGGACGAATCGATTGCACATGCAAAGAACGGTGAACAGATGAATCAGACAGAGATGTTCAAGGGGTTTTGTGACGAAGAGGAGTGGATGGAGGCACTGGCCGAACAAAAACGGTATTTGGAGGAGACCTATGACTTTTCCCTTCCGTCTATCGACTCGTCCGAGGTCCAGGCGATGAATGAAATGGCACGGGAAGCGAAGCGATTTACCGATGGAATGGCGGATTCTCTGGCGAAGGGCGTCAAATTTGATGATGAGAGTGTACACAGGCTGATTGCCGAGCATATCGCCTTCTTGAATCAGAGCGGACATCCGACCAGCCCCGCCGATTTTGCGGCACGAACGCGCTTTTTTCTGGATGACGACTTTCACCGAAAGATGCTTGAGGAACAGCAGACTGGTCTTGCTTACTATTTATCCACCGCTGCGGAATCGTTTGCAGTCAAAGAAAAAAGTACGACCGAAGTGAAAAAGTGCAACTGA
- a CDS encoding TspO/MBR family protein: MKIGTSALLFFALYALYSWATFLYPEGGDWYEALAKPPGTPPASFFPVVWGLISLSIVQLARSRQMDAETLLLFFINWAVIQVFTWLFVEKHLLLPAAVDTVLVAYSTWLLIRMIRPRKRVAAYLLMPCLLWALYTAYLSWGIFLLNR, translated from the coding sequence GTGAAAATCGGTACCTCCGCGCTGTTGTTTTTCGCCCTCTATGCGCTTTACTCATGGGCAACCTTTCTTTATCCGGAGGGTGGGGACTGGTACGAGGCGCTTGCCAAACCGCCAGGCACTCCACCTGCCAGCTTCTTCCCCGTCGTGTGGGGACTTATATCGTTATCAATTGTCCAATTAGCCAGAAGTCGGCAAATGGACGCGGAAACCCTGCTGCTGTTTTTTATCAACTGGGCGGTCATTCAGGTGTTTACCTGGCTTTTCGTTGAGAAGCATCTGCTCTTGCCAGCGGCGGTAGACACCGTGCTTGTCGCTTATTCCACCTGGCTGCTGATCAGAATGATCCGGCCCCGCAAACGAGTGGCGGCCTATCTGCTCATGCCCTGTTTGCTGTGGGCTTTGTACACGGCGTATCTGTCTTGGGGGATCTTCTTGCTCAATCGATAG
- a CDS encoding RNA-guided endonuclease InsQ/TnpB family protein: protein MLATTETITVIRTEKVSFHAHPRVIDELFACNRLSADVWNTCLEEAEEYHLETGKWIGQTELQKRIKRRFPLHSQCIQAVCHKYLRARDGAHAAKKNGHSHIRYPYKRKKHFNTRWAKDGFTIHANGRIELSRGIWKGKRQIPLVVYVTTLPKGTIKEIELLFDRKLMLAVTYEAEVESSTVSGEHRCAIDLGEIHTIAAVATTGKSVIITGRKVRSIRRLRNKKLAELQRKMSHCQRYSRQWKKYNRAKQYLLSKSERQLRDALHKTTKQFVEWAAWQQVNEVVVGKLDGVGRHTSKRKKKKVRSRRHNQRMSQWAFGRTTSYLGYKLQVNRIKLRKEEESFTSQTCPVCTRRKKVSGRVYQCKCGYTQHRDIHGAGNFLAKVWYGGIQQLPFPILPPMYLRIA, encoded by the coding sequence TTGCTCGCAACCACAGAAACGATCACTGTGATTCGAACAGAAAAGGTGTCCTTTCACGCTCATCCCCGCGTCATCGATGAACTTTTCGCCTGTAATCGCCTCTCGGCGGATGTATGGAATACCTGTTTGGAAGAAGCAGAAGAATACCATCTGGAAACTGGCAAGTGGATCGGGCAAACTGAGTTGCAGAAGAGAATCAAGCGGCGTTTCCCTCTCCATAGCCAATGTATCCAAGCCGTATGTCATAAGTATCTTCGTGCCCGGGATGGTGCTCATGCAGCAAAGAAAAACGGTCATTCGCACATCCGCTATCCGTACAAACGGAAAAAACACTTCAACACCCGTTGGGCGAAAGATGGGTTTACCATCCATGCAAATGGACGCATAGAGCTGAGTCGTGGGATATGGAAAGGGAAGCGTCAGATTCCGCTCGTTGTCTATGTCACCACTCTTCCCAAAGGAACCATCAAAGAAATTGAGTTGCTGTTTGATCGAAAGCTGATGCTAGCCGTAACGTATGAAGCAGAAGTCGAAAGCTCTACCGTTTCAGGAGAACATCGCTGTGCGATTGACCTTGGCGAAATCCATACCATTGCGGCGGTTGCGACGACAGGAAAGAGTGTGATCATTACCGGTCGGAAAGTACGAAGCATCCGGCGTCTTCGGAATAAGAAGCTCGCAGAGCTCCAACGAAAGATGTCCCACTGCCAAAGGTACAGCCGACAGTGGAAGAAATACAATCGGGCAAAGCAGTACCTTCTTTCCAAGAGTGAACGACAATTACGGGACGCTCTTCATAAAACCACCAAGCAATTTGTCGAGTGGGCTGCCTGGCAACAGGTGAATGAGGTCGTTGTAGGAAAGTTGGATGGCGTTGGACGACATACCTCCAAACGAAAAAAGAAGAAGGTACGCTCTCGCCGCCATAATCAACGAATGAGTCAATGGGCCTTTGGAAGAACCACAAGTTATTTAGGTTATAAGTTGCAAGTCAATCGGATCAAACTGAGAAAAGAAGAGGAGTCATTTACCTCGCAAACGTGTCCCGTTTGCACCCGGCGCAAGAAAGTATCGGGTAGAGTCTATCAATGCAAGTGCGGCTATACGCAACATCGTGATATCCACGGTGCCGGGAACTTTTTGGCCAAGGTTTGGTATGGGGGGATTCAACAACTTCCTTTTCCCATCTTACCGCCAATGTATCTACGGATTGCCTAG